The sequence GCCGCTGATCCACCCACACGGTTCGAAGCCGACGAAGCAACTTCGGCCGGTACAACACATCATGCACGAACAGCACCCCGCCAGGACACTCCCTGCACAACTTCTCCTCAAACGCCTCCGAAAACTCGTTATCAGGGAAGGAATAGAACACGTCAAACCCTTTCAGAGAAACCCGAGTGAAATCCCCCCGCACAATACGAACATCCATTCCAAGCGACTTCGCCGCCTCCCTCGCTTCACCACACAACGCAGCATCCCACTCGACACCTTCCGCCCTCGTAAACAAAGAAGCAACCAGCACGACGCGCCCATCACCACAACCCAAGTCACAAAAACGCCTCCGCCTCGCCAGCCCCGCCCTGCTGAAAAACGTGTACAGAACAAACAAGTTCGTCGACCCCCAAAACCCCTTCTGAGTCCTCCGCATGGGAAGCCTCCCCTGCCTGAGCATTGCAAGATCCTTCTCGTGAAAATACGTGGCGATCCGAGAAAAGCGAGCCAGCCTGGCTGCAGCAACACTCACCACGAACGCACCACCCCCTGCTTCACCAAAACAACCCAAAAGCCGAAATCAACCTTCAAAAAAAAGCAACGCCCCCACGCCCATCACTCCAACGGCACCTCCGACCAGAGCCGCCACTCGTTACTCGGCGCATACGCACCTACGATGTA comes from Candidatus Woesearchaeota archaeon and encodes:
- a CDS encoding class I SAM-dependent methyltransferase, producing the protein MGCFGEAGGGAFVVSVAAARLARFSRIATYFHEKDLAMLRQGRLPMRRTQKGFWGSTNLFVLYTFFSRAGLARRRRFCDLGCGDGRVVLVASLFTRAEGVEWDAALCGEAREAAKSLGMDVRIVRGDFTRVSLKGFDVFYSFPDNEFSEAFEEKLCRECPGGVLFVHDVLYRPKLLRRLRTVWVDQRPFYEYALTPRRGVARRLQK